One window from the genome of Asterias rubens chromosome 11, eAstRub1.3, whole genome shotgun sequence encodes:
- the LOC117296259 gene encoding mucin-2-like, with translation MFLQQRLLLVVLLVAGAAGISFRVDPSAQTVVQGQSTTLRCQVDNQDGIAVFWQNVVTGEYISRDRRIDPYRRISDSVKRRYRIIGDHGSGEYNLLIRRISMKDDSSYACVYFQEIAYYSKVVRLRVLKPPDKGYPVCLLGPSLQMSVGDNITLVCESMGGDPPATLTWIRGESIMDATSIRHEYRTVSGYQHTLTPADRNMRFTCVARNQALAQPRSCYVIPLRSSIEVLLRPVVSTIYIGDSVSFNCISENIPHLIYRWSVNGQAITGSSSKYELLRSGSRLRVVNATLGDDASLVTCSVEQESLHLSAHAVGQLWVRQLKDNLIEHTATLTTVPVTTTPMVTTTPPSLTTQPVTTTKMITTTEPITTTESVTTTPAPTTKPVTTTQPVTTTEPITTTEPITTTEPITTTEPITTTEPITTPEPITTTEPITTTEPITTTEPITTTEPITTTEPITTTEPITTTEPITTTEPITTTEPITTTEPIATTEPITTTRLLTTKTTTPVAITTEFITTTKPVTTTKSLTTAKPEPTTVRQTPQATTAPQPPPVTEANSLGNDPTPVDNSLTDTEQINVVPGMPGAKKPSGVDQDNNLSGLLERAVSRLNPSQPEHPRKIPTPEPETTSAKATIRVTTSPQPVKTGSMSLRGDIPYNELPTVYARPTTPARTTTRPPRRRKGRRKTGRLKLQTTIAATTTVTTTKRTTMTATITPPSPPTTTLPEQPKTGMDNPTPASVNNAGSNDGVAAGLSVTFILLIILGVGLAVYYFKFRKQPAN, from the coding sequence ATGTTCCTTCAACAAAGACTATTGCTTGTCGTGCTCCTTGTGGCGGGCGCAGCGGGCATTTCGTTCCGGGTCGATCCGAGCGCACAGACGGTAGTCCAGGGCCAGTCCACCACGCTGCGGTGCCAAGTCGACAACCAAGACGGTATCGCTGTGTTCTGGCAGAACGTGGTGACGGGCGAGTACATCAGTCGGGACCGTAGGATTGATCCATATCGCCGGATCAGTGACTCTGTTAAAAGACGCTACCGGATTATCGGGGACCACGGCTCCGGCGAGTACAATCTCCTGATCCGGCGCATTTCGATGAAAGATGACAGCAGCTATGCGTGTGTTTATTTCCAAGAGATCGCGTACTACTCCAAAGTGGTTCGTCTCCGGGTATTGAAACCGCCGGATAAGGGGTACCCCGTGTGCCTCCTCGGGCCGAGCCTCCAAATGTCCGTAGGGGACAACATCACGCTCGTCTGTGAATCTATGGGTGGCGATCCACCGGCCACCCTCACCTGGATCCGGGGTGAGAGCATCATGGATGCCACCTCAATCCGACATGAATACCGTACCGTCTCAGGCTATCAGCACACCCTTACTCCGGCTGACCGGAACATGAGGTTCACCTGTGTGGCCCGGAACCAAGCCCTTGCTCAGCCTCGCTCGTGTTACGTTATCCCTTTACGGAGCAGTATTGAAGTCTTGCTCCGACCCGTCGTGTCGACAATTTATATTGGAGACAGTGTGAGCTTTAACTGTATCAGTGAAAACATACCACACTTGATTTACCGGTGGTCAGTGAATGGTCAAGCGATAACTGGATCCAGTTCAAAGTATGAGCTCCTCAGATCGGGATCGAGGTTGAGGGTTGTCAATGCCACCCTTGGGGACGATGCATCTCTTGTCACGTGCAGTGTCGAGCAAGAGTCCCTTCACCTCTCAGCTCACGCTGTCGGTCAACTCTGGGTACGACAGCTCAAGGACAACCTCATTGAACACACAGCTACATTGACAACAGTTCCAGTTACCACCACACCCATGGTTACGACCACGCCACCCTCCCTTACCACCCAACCAGTTACCACTACTAAGATGATCACCACTACCGAACCGATTACCACAACTGAATCAGTAACTACTACGCCGGCTCCAACTACTAAACCCGTTACCACAACGCAGCCTGTTACTACAACTGAACCGATAACCACAACTGAACCGATTACCACAACAGAACCGATTACCACAACAGAACCGATTACCACAACAGAACCGATTACTACACCAGAACCGATAACCACAACAGAACCGATTACCACAACAGAACCGATTACCACAACAGAACCGATAACCACAACAGAACCGATTACCACAACAGAACCGATTACCACAACAGAACCGATTACCACAACTGAACCGATTACCACAACAGAACCTATTACCACGACAGAACCTATTACCACGACTGAACCGATCGCCACAACAGAACCGATTACTACAACCAGACTTCTAACAACCAAGACCACAACGCCTGTGGCCATTACAACCGAATTTATCACCACAACAAAACCAGTCACCACGACCAAATCGCTTACCACAGCCAAACCAGAACCTACCACGGTGAGACAAACACCTCAAGCAACCACCGCTCCCCAACCACCACCAGTTACCGAAGCGAACTCTCTTGGGAATGACCCAACTCCAGTTGACAATAGTCTTACGGACACCGAGCAGATCAACGTTGTCCCTGGGATGCCCGGAGCTAAGAAGCCGAGTGGCGTGGACCAGGACAACAATCTGTCTGGGCTGTTAGAGAGAGCTGTTTCACGCCTTAACCCATCTCAGCCGGAACATCCAAGAAAGATCCCCACTCCAGAACCTGAAACTACGTCGGCAAAAGCAACCATTAGAGTCACTACCTCACCCCAGCCCGTCAAGACAGGTTCCATGTCCCTGAGGGGTGATATTCCATATAACGAGTTACCCACAGTGTACGCACGACCTACTACTCCTGCCAGGACAACCACGCGTCCACCGAGACGTCGAAAGGGCAGACGTAAGACAGGCCGACTGAAGCTTCAGACTACTATTGCCGCCACGACCACAGTGACAACGACAAAGAGAACGACAATGACAGCGACGATCACCCCACCAtcaccaccaacaacaacactCCCGGAACAGCCTAAGACCGGCATGGACAACCCAACCCCCGCAAGCGTGAATAACGCGGGCAGTAATGACGGTGTGGCGGCCGGGCTTAGCGTCACGTTCATCCTCTTGATCATCCTCGGTGTTGGACTTGCCGTGTATTACTTCAAGTTTAGAAAACAACCCGCAAACTGA
- the LOC117296559 gene encoding major facilitator superfamily domain-containing protein 9-like, which yields MLNQTSPIPISPPVFVYVLVRPSDRSTLERTKSVAAFTQEYDVDIKENFFQTFKDILRFSGDLLILRLLIGLSVMLYRNNFILIMEERFNTTPKTTGFLISYGALIGVISGMVVGKIVELYGDMSKLLLHANNLLIVTMIGLTFAPSLSAIVFFLTLLSVTNSISRVCVTDISIRRGKLKNSGALLGISQSVASVSRSISPFLSGVMFTISPQAPAGAGVLLAITATALMIVKRPDERETEVEAKKL from the coding sequence atGCTCAATCAAACCTCTCCAATACCCATTTCACCCCCAGTATTTGTGTATGTCTTGGTTCGTCCAAGCGATAGATCCACCTTGGAGAGGACCAAATCTGTCGCGGCGTTCACACAGGAGTACGACGTTGACATCAAGGAAAACTTCTTTCAAACCTTCAAGGACATCTTAAGATTTAGCGGAGATCTACTCATCCTACGTCTCCTCATTGGACTCTCGGTCATGTTGTATCGAAACAATTTCATTCTGATCATGGAGGAGCGGTTTAACACCACGCCCAAAACCACCGGATTTCTGATCAGTTATGGCGCCCTCATTGGCGTCATATCCGGAATGGTCGTCGGCAAAATCGTTGAGTTGTACGGCGACATGTCAAAGCTACTCCTGCACGCTAACAACCTCTTAATCGTAACGATGATAGGGTTGACGTTTGCGCCCAGTCTCTCCGCGATCGTTTTCTTTTTGACGCTGCTGTCGGTAACCAACTCCATCTCGCGGGTTTGCGTCACAGATATCAGTATTAGGAGAGGGAAGTTGAAAAATTCCGGCGCGCTGCTCGGGATCAGTCAGTCCGTGGCGTCTGTGTCGCGATCGATTTCTCCGTTTCTTAGCGGGGTGATGTTTACGATCAGTCCGCAAGCCCCTGCAGGGGCTGGGGTACTCTTAGCCATCACTGCGACTGCTTTGATGATCGTTAAACGTCCCGATGAGAGAGAGACAGAAGTCGAGGCAAAGAAGTTGTGA